One Anaerolineales bacterium DNA window includes the following coding sequences:
- a CDS encoding tyrosine-type recombinase/integrase: MFQAEKGQRTLRVLTPASPLRREVQAFLIDRQARGLSPRTVDYYADKIEPLVTFLEGEGVRQVQDMTPDHLRRFLLAQGKRRSPGGLHGLYRTARAFLRWWEAETEPEGWRNPIDKVPAPRVPQEPLDPLSLDDLRAMLATCERRTFAGDRDRALLLALLDTGCRASEFLALNVGDLDPRSGALSLRHTKGKRPRTVFVGRTALRDVTRYLRHRPDASPGDPLWVTRDGTRLRQSGLASLLRRRAKSAGVPPPMPHAFRRAFALASLRQGMDVVSLQRLLGHADLSLIARYAKQTQEDLRAVHEHASPVDRLLC; this comes from the coding sequence ATGTTTCAAGCCGAAAAAGGACAACGGACTCTCCGAGTTCTGACCCCCGCCTCACCCTTGCGGCGGGAGGTCCAAGCCTTCCTGATTGACCGCCAGGCGCGCGGCCTTTCACCCCGGACAGTCGACTACTACGCTGACAAGATCGAGCCGCTTGTGACCTTCCTTGAGGGCGAAGGGGTGCGCCAAGTGCAGGACATGACCCCAGATCACCTGAGGCGCTTCCTGCTCGCACAGGGCAAGCGGAGGTCTCCGGGCGGTCTGCATGGGCTGTACCGGACTGCGAGGGCGTTCCTGCGATGGTGGGAGGCGGAGACGGAGCCGGAGGGCTGGCGGAATCCGATCGACAAGGTTCCCGCGCCGCGGGTGCCTCAGGAGCCGCTGGATCCGCTGAGCCTGGACGATCTGCGCGCCATGCTCGCCACTTGCGAGCGGCGGACGTTTGCGGGGGATCGTGACCGGGCGCTGCTCCTGGCCTTGCTTGACACCGGATGCAGGGCTTCCGAGTTCCTTGCGCTGAACGTGGGCGACTTGGATCCGCGCTCAGGCGCTCTCAGCCTGCGCCACACGAAGGGCAAGCGGCCGCGGACCGTGTTCGTGGGACGGACCGCACTGCGGGACGTAACGCGATACCTCAGGCATCGACCGGATGCCTCGCCAGGGGATCCCTTATGGGTCACGCGGGACGGCACTCGGCTTCGGCAATCCGGCCTTGCGAGCCTGCTCAGGCGACGGGCCAAGTCAGCAGGCGTTCCGCCTCCAATGCCTCACGCCTTCCGGCGAGCCTTCGCACTGGCGAGTCTCCGTCAGGGGATGGATGTCGTCTCACTCCAGCGACTCCTCGGGCATGCCGACCTGAGTCTTATCGCGCGTTACGCCAAGCAGACGCAAGAGGATCTGCGCGCAGTTCACGAGCACGCGTCACCCGTGGATCGATTGCTTTGCTAG
- a CDS encoding type II toxin-antitoxin system PemK/MazF family toxin — protein MERGEVWDVDFPPPPGKPTRELAGPHPALVVSTKDNSANPMVMVVPFTSKSNALRFPYTLMVTPSAENGLTVQSVLLVLQLRAVGRARLKSKMGSLEAAFLREADRLIREMLGFQG, from the coding sequence ATGGAGCGAGGAGAGGTCTGGGACGTAGACTTCCCTCCCCCTCCCGGGAAGCCAACTAGGGAGTTGGCTGGCCCGCATCCAGCACTGGTTGTTAGCACGAAAGACAACTCCGCCAACCCCATGGTGATGGTCGTGCCGTTCACCTCCAAGAGCAACGCATTGCGGTTCCCATACACGCTCATGGTCACGCCCTCCGCCGAGAACGGCTTGACGGTCCAGTCTGTCTTGCTAGTGCTTCAACTCAGGGCTGTGGGGCGCGCGCGACTTAAGTCGAAGATGGGCAGCCTGGAGGCCGCGTTCTTGAGGGAGGCCGACCGCCTCATCCGCGAGATGCTTGGCTTTCAGGGCTAG
- a CDS encoding site-specific integrase — MIESWADLPSDARKRRAAEASQHDDRTALRSLLTAYVGLHGRRGTDTSPRTLDTYWRGSQHFLDWSGRSGVKPHQVGEPEARRFLASLASMNPKSRQVYLTGARSLVAALRWAGLGTGDPFASVKVTDPTAPAEKADPYSVEELRKILAEADPRERALTLLAADGGLRLAEVASLTWAGVDFQRKQLTIRGKGGKVAKVAATDRLTKALKALDRDGESVLGVSRRRIQQIFDRLCDRAGVKARGYHALRHSCGTRLYRTTRDLLVVQRHLRHSSARTSEIYAHLSAVDYRKAVAGLEGNGAGE; from the coding sequence GTGATCGAGTCGTGGGCGGATCTCCCCTCGGATGCCCGCAAGCGCCGCGCCGCCGAGGCCTCTCAGCATGACGACCGGACCGCGCTCCGCTCGCTCCTGACGGCCTACGTGGGCCTGCATGGGCGCAGAGGCACGGACACCAGCCCTCGGACCTTGGACACCTACTGGCGCGGCTCTCAGCACTTCTTGGACTGGAGCGGGAGGTCCGGGGTCAAGCCGCACCAAGTCGGAGAGCCTGAGGCGCGACGCTTCCTCGCCTCGCTCGCCAGCATGAATCCCAAGAGCAGGCAGGTCTACCTCACAGGCGCGAGGTCACTGGTTGCCGCGCTCCGGTGGGCGGGCCTCGGGACCGGGGATCCCTTCGCCTCTGTCAAGGTCACGGATCCCACTGCGCCCGCGGAGAAGGCCGACCCGTACAGCGTCGAGGAACTGCGGAAGATCCTAGCCGAGGCGGATCCACGCGAGCGCGCCCTGACGCTCCTCGCCGCGGATGGCGGCCTGCGACTGGCCGAGGTCGCCTCTCTGACGTGGGCGGGTGTCGACTTCCAGCGCAAGCAACTGACGATCCGCGGGAAGGGTGGCAAGGTTGCCAAGGTCGCAGCAACCGATCGGCTGACGAAGGCACTCAAGGCACTCGATCGCGACGGGGAGTCGGTCCTCGGGGTGAGTCGTCGCCGGATCCAGCAGATCTTCGATCGGCTCTGCGATCGCGCAGGGGTCAAGGCTCGGGGATACCACGCGCTCCGGCACTCCTGCGGGACCCGGCTCTACCGGACGACTCGGGATCTCCTCGTCGTCCAGAGGCACCTGCGCCACTCCAGCGCCAGGACCTCAGAGATCTACGCCCACCTCTCGGCGGTCGACTACCGGAAGGCCGTCGCCGGGCTGGAGGGGAACGGCGCGGGCGAGTGA